One stretch of Eupeodes corollae chromosome 2, idEupCoro1.1, whole genome shotgun sequence DNA includes these proteins:
- the LOC129945913 gene encoding cuticle protein 18.6-like, which translates to MSPLIIAVLSTLAISAKAGLVPAAAPLVAAGPAPFAYASPYTAQYYSAPLIQRAAYAAPVARAFAQPIVAAPAPVVAARAFAAPAPVVAAPAPVVAAAPAPVVAAPAPLVAAEEVDSFPQYKFAYDVQDTLTGDSKTQEESRDGDVVRGSYSLIEPDGSRRIVSYYADDISGFNAVVQKDVPVAAVAPVVAAKTIVAPAPVVAA; encoded by the exons ATGAGTCCGCTTATT ATTGCAGTTCTTTCCACTTTGGCCATCTCAGCTAAGGCTGGCCTCGTCCCGGCGGCTGCTCCTCTGGTTGCTGCAGGACCAGCACCTTTCGCGTACGCCTCGCCATATACCGCTCAGTACTACTCCGCTCCTTTGATCCAGAGGGCTGCTTACGCTGCTCCAGTTGCCCGTGCTTTCGCTCAACCAATCGTTGCCGCCCCAGCTCCAGTTGTTGCCGCCAGAGCTTTCGCTGCCCCAGCTCCAGTTGTTGCCGCCCCTGCTCCAGTCGTCGCCGCCGCCCCAGCTCCAGTTGTTGCTGCTCCAGCCCCACTTGTTGCCGCTGAAGAGGTCGACTCCTTCCCACAATACAAGTTCGCCTACGATGTCCAAGATACCCTTACCGGGGACTCAAAGACCCAAGAGGAAAGCCGTGACGGCGATGTTGTCCGTGGATCCTACTCCCTGATCGAACCCGATGGTTCCCGTCGTATTGTCTCGTACTACGCTGACGACATCAGTGGATTCAACGCCGTCGTTCAAAAGGATGTCCCAGTTGCAGCAGTTGCCCCAGTTGTAGCCGCCAAGACAATTGTTGCCCCCGCTCCAGTTGTTGCTGCCTAA